The DNA sequence CACGGCAGATAACTGCTTCCAGCTCTCCAGACTCAATTTCTTTCAAAATCATTTCAGCCATTTTTTTTCTTACTCTACCCTTTCTTCCAACAGGAGCAAATACAGTTTTTTCTGTCAGTATCCGACCATCCTGAGGATACATATAAGTATTATCAAAGAACACAAGCCTGGTTCCATTGATCTTACAGGCAGCAATCACATTACGAAGCATGAGTGGGAAATTCTTTTCCCATAGCTCAGTATTAGCAGGAAGTCCTAATGTAAAATAGGCAATTTCACTACCTCTTACAGCTTCAATTGCTCTTTCCCGGATAGAAATATCAGCAGAAAATAATTCATCAGTATCGTTTACTTTGATGGGATTTCTACTTACAATACGTATCTCCGAAGTAAAGTTTCTTTTTAACTCCCTTGCCAATTCTTCCCCAATCTGACCGGTAGCTCCTAATATTGCTTGCATAGTATTTAATTCTTTTAATTTATTGTCAAGTATTCTTTTTTCAATGATACGTCCAATATATTCTTATTACACTGTTTTTTAATACAACAAAGTTCGGAAGAGCTGAAATAATTGGAGTAGCTTAATTAGGGAAAGTTATAACAGAATCTCTGCTATTATGAAGCGTATCCATTTACCAGCTTCCATTCGATTGGCACATCTTTATTAAGGATTTTCGGCAGGGTTATGGCTTTAATTAAAATTATAAAAGCCCGTTCGAAAACAGGCTATAAAAAACACAAACGTGAAAAAAAATCACATTATGTCTAAAGGTATAAAAATATTGTGCCAATCTACGTATTGTGATCACGATCATAAATGAACTTAAAATTTCTTTATAAGTTTACGGTAATATAATTTTTCATCGTTTTTGCTCGTAGTGCTTTCGGAAGCATTAAGAAAATTTTTAATGATCCAATAATTACAGCTTGAGGAGTCTTTCAATTGAAGGGCTCCTTTTTTGTATTGTGAGAATTTGTATATTTAAGAAAAACTAAAGGAAAATTAATATACCATGGAAATATCACACTTCTGTATTGTAGAAATAAAAGGAATGGAGTTAGATAAAGACACATCTATTCCGTTTGAAAATTATTTTATTACAAATAAAGTTAAATCTTTACTTGAGCAAACAATTCCTTTTTTTAATCCTAATGAATTTTTAAAAATTTTTGGAGCTGGTGACTTCAATAAAATAGCAGATGGAAACATATTTCTTCTTTTCAGTCTTTTCAAAAATTTTAATCAAAACCAGGCTCAGAATCATGTTTTGGGCATGTTGACTCATTTATGGCGAATAAAAGACAATAGTGTACACAGTGGACAATTTTTTTTCATACCACGTGGCCCCGAAGAAGTAGGTTATTACAGGGGCACAATGCCAATCATCTACAATTCTACTGGAAGTGTAAATAAGACGTATTTCAGTAATGATGATTTTAAAAGTTTGGTTACATATATTAAAGAGCTTCAAAGTAGAACAAGTACTATAAAAGTAGATTATAGCAAAGATATGGAGGGAGGTGAATTAGGTCTATGGCAAAAAGTCATTCATTATGAAGACTTAGGTAGGTTAGAACGAGGAATGTCTTTCATAACAAATGCGAGATCTGAAAGTCTATTACCCTTAAAAATTACTAATTATATTGCATTTTTAGAATGTCTATTTTCAACAAGTACTGACCGTATAAGTCATACTGTATCAGACAGAGTTTCAAAGTTTGTATCTAAATATAAT is a window from the Chryseobacterium sp. T16E-39 genome containing:
- a CDS encoding HEPN domain-containing protein, encoding MEISHFCIVEIKGMELDKDTSIPFENYFITNKVKSLLEQTIPFFNPNEFLKIFGAGDFNKIADGNIFLLFSLFKNFNQNQAQNHVLGMLTHLWRIKDNSVHSGQFFFIPRGPEEVGYYRGTMPIIYNSTGSVNKTYFSNDDFKSLVTYIKELQSRTSTIKVDYSKDMEGGELGLWQKVIHYEDLGRLERGMSFITNARSESLLPLKITNYIAFLECLFSTSTDRISHTVSDRVSKFVSKYNSTDQNTSYRLVKDCYDVRSKYIHGTELVRNKTSAELKIISVKLDEVCRLVINNILTKNLTIFNDNNTNLDLYFSSLQGS